One part of the Dyadobacter sp. 676 genome encodes these proteins:
- a CDS encoding PVC-type heme-binding CxxCH protein: protein MKKLFYGALLLPMMLLTSSTESEQHPFNLDPDVEKELKSFKVADGFEVTLFAADPMVAKPIQMNWDPEGRLWVVSSTVYPHLKTGESANDKIFVLEDTDGDGKADKSTIFAEGLIQPTGILPGDGGCYVANSTEILHFTDTDGDGKADKKRRILNGFGTGDTHHLIHTFRWGPEGRMYFNQSIYIYSHVETPFGVKRLEGGGVWQLNTRNLDMDVYARGLVNPWGLQFDRWGQPFLTDGAGGEGINYAFPGATFVTAPGAARILRGLNPGQPKHSGLDIVSGGHLPDAWQGRMITNDFRANRINSFKLEEQGSGYVSKQTDDLMWSDNVAFRPVDINVGPDGAIYVADWYNPIIQHGEVDFHDPRRDQQHGRIWRIVAKNRPLVKKPQLAKATVTELLESLKLPEDWTRLQAKQVLKARGAKEVLPALEKWVAGLDKNDAKYEHNLLEALWVYQTLETVNEPVILNLLNAKSHNARAAALRALALWYPKVSNTPALLSKAVGDPHPQVRLEAVIALRKTKTPEAAKNALTVLDAQMDEFLDFALWQTVRELEPVWVAKLKTDPNLLGDAKKTAYALKSATSADAAALLTALYQKGRVPDEYQKDVLASIARLGQPADLDMLLDLAVQPNNKNAAAQLAALEEAGSQRKVIPNKGTERIASLVGNEDEAVRLSAIRLIGLWKITSLNDRLTSLIQNGNPATKKAALGALGAIDKPKALQLVTDLTAPKNAPEVRIIAAAQLAGLDEKEGARVSAELMRSLPADTDVSDLFLAFIPSNSGAAALAEAIAAKKIPEAAAKRGRLLVQQRAGWTRQSIDEIAALKKALEASGGSLPAPKMPQDLDDKTIEGLAKLAREKGDPAKGELIFRKAESSCTTCHAIGGAGGLIGPDLSSLGTSSPAETIIRSILYPSASIKEGYDLKRVVKKDGSELMGYLASDGANEIVIRDVTGKEVSIAKSQVQVMEKVPGSLMPPGLTASLDRDQFVNLVAFLTRLGEPGDFRVPATRYVRRWETIELSKDLASKFSMDGGAIVTGKSAKVTTAPIYSKVSGELPVDDLAEMQNSAGKPFSIVRFEIEALTKGPVTFALNSPGGVAAYNGTKALKVSDGTITADLAQGIQPITLVLDRNVVKGGLKVELKDVAGGAQTRLKVGR from the coding sequence ATGAAAAAGCTATTTTACGGAGCATTGCTCCTCCCCATGATGTTGCTGACCTCCTCGACCGAGTCGGAGCAGCACCCCTTTAACCTCGACCCGGATGTAGAGAAGGAACTGAAATCTTTCAAAGTCGCGGACGGTTTCGAAGTAACGCTTTTTGCCGCCGATCCGATGGTCGCCAAGCCGATTCAGATGAACTGGGACCCTGAGGGCCGCCTGTGGGTAGTAAGCAGTACGGTATACCCGCATTTGAAGACGGGCGAATCCGCCAACGACAAGATATTCGTCCTGGAAGATACGGACGGCGACGGCAAAGCCGATAAATCGACCATTTTCGCCGAAGGATTAATCCAGCCAACCGGAATCCTGCCCGGCGACGGCGGCTGCTATGTGGCCAACTCGACGGAGATCCTGCATTTCACGGATACCGACGGCGACGGCAAAGCCGATAAAAAACGCCGCATTCTTAACGGGTTCGGTACCGGCGATACGCACCATTTGATCCACACGTTCCGCTGGGGGCCGGAGGGACGGATGTATTTCAACCAGTCGATCTACATTTACAGCCACGTCGAAACCCCGTTTGGCGTCAAACGCCTCGAAGGCGGTGGCGTGTGGCAGCTCAACACGCGCAACCTGGACATGGATGTATACGCACGCGGGCTCGTGAACCCGTGGGGTCTGCAGTTCGACCGCTGGGGCCAGCCGTTCCTTACTGACGGGGCAGGTGGAGAGGGTATTAACTACGCGTTTCCGGGCGCGACATTCGTGACGGCGCCCGGTGCGGCACGCATTCTGCGCGGATTAAACCCCGGCCAGCCGAAACACAGCGGTTTGGATATTGTTTCCGGCGGGCATTTGCCGGACGCCTGGCAGGGCCGCATGATTACGAATGATTTCCGTGCCAACCGCATCAATAGTTTCAAACTGGAAGAACAGGGTAGCGGTTATGTGTCGAAACAAACCGACGACCTGATGTGGTCCGATAATGTCGCTTTCCGTCCGGTTGACATTAATGTAGGGCCGGATGGTGCCATTTACGTCGCCGACTGGTATAATCCCATTATCCAGCACGGCGAAGTGGACTTCCACGACCCCCGCCGCGATCAGCAGCACGGCCGTATCTGGCGCATCGTGGCTAAGAACCGGCCACTGGTGAAAAAGCCGCAACTGGCGAAAGCGACCGTAACTGAACTGCTCGAATCATTGAAACTGCCCGAAGACTGGACACGCCTGCAAGCGAAGCAGGTATTAAAGGCACGAGGAGCGAAGGAAGTGCTGCCTGCGTTGGAAAAATGGGTAGCAGGTTTGGACAAAAATGATGCGAAATACGAACACAATTTGCTGGAAGCATTATGGGTATATCAAACGTTGGAAACCGTAAATGAACCGGTAATACTCAATCTACTGAATGCGAAAAGCCACAACGCGCGCGCGGCCGCACTGCGTGCATTGGCGCTCTGGTATCCGAAAGTTTCGAATACGCCTGCATTATTGTCGAAAGCGGTAGGGGACCCGCACCCGCAGGTACGCCTCGAAGCCGTGATCGCATTGCGCAAAACAAAAACACCCGAAGCGGCGAAAAACGCGTTGACGGTACTGGACGCGCAAATGGATGAATTCCTCGATTTTGCATTGTGGCAAACCGTGCGGGAACTCGAACCGGTGTGGGTAGCTAAACTGAAAACCGATCCGAATCTGCTCGGCGATGCCAAAAAGACCGCCTACGCATTGAAATCGGCCACCAGCGCCGACGCGGCGGCATTACTTACCGCATTGTACCAAAAAGGCCGGGTCCCCGACGAGTACCAGAAGGATGTGCTGGCCTCGATTGCGCGCCTGGGCCAGCCTGCCGACCTGGATATGCTCCTCGACCTGGCCGTTCAGCCCAATAACAAGAATGCCGCGGCGCAACTGGCTGCGCTGGAAGAGGCCGGAAGCCAGCGTAAGGTGATCCCGAACAAAGGCACCGAGCGGATCGCTTCGCTGGTTGGCAATGAGGACGAAGCGGTGAGGCTGAGCGCGATCCGCCTGATCGGCCTCTGGAAAATAACTTCCCTGAACGACCGTTTGACAAGCTTGATTCAAAACGGTAACCCGGCCACTAAAAAAGCGGCCCTGGGTGCGTTGGGCGCCATCGACAAACCGAAGGCGCTACAACTTGTGACCGACCTGACCGCCCCGAAAAACGCGCCGGAAGTCCGCATCATCGCGGCCGCGCAACTGGCCGGGCTGGACGAAAAAGAAGGCGCACGAGTGAGCGCCGAACTCATGCGCTCGCTGCCGGCGGATACCGATGTGTCGGATCTTTTTCTGGCATTTATCCCGTCCAACTCGGGAGCGGCCGCATTGGCGGAGGCCATAGCGGCGAAAAAAATCCCGGAAGCCGCCGCCAAACGCGGCCGGTTGCTCGTACAGCAGCGCGCCGGATGGACCCGCCAGAGCATCGACGAGATCGCGGCTTTGAAAAAGGCGCTCGAAGCATCGGGAGGTTCGTTGCCGGCTCCGAAAATGCCGCAAGATCTGGACGACAAAACCATTGAAGGACTCGCCAAACTCGCCCGGGAGAAAGGGGACCCGGCAAAAGGAGAGCTTATTTTCCGCAAGGCCGAATCTAGCTGCACCACTTGTCATGCCATTGGCGGCGCAGGCGGACTGATCGGTCCTGATTTGAGCAGCCTTGGTACCAGCTCGCCCGCCGAAACGATCATTCGCTCGATCTTGTATCCAAGTGCTTCTATCAAAGAAGGTTATGATCTCAAACGTGTAGTGAAAAAAGACGGCTCCGAGCTTATGGGCTACCTCGCTTCCGACGGTGCCAACGAAATCGTGATCCGCGACGTAACCGGCAAGGAAGTATCCATTGCCAAGAGCCAGGTGCAGGTTATGGAAAAAGTCCCTGGGTCGTTGATGCCTCCGGGCCTTACCGCCAGTCTCGACCGCGATCAGTTCGTGAACCTCGTCGCGTTCTTGACCAGGCTCGGTGAGCCGGGCGATTTTCGCGTGCCAGCCACGCGCTATGTGCGGAGATGGGAGACGATCGAGTTGAGTAAAGACCTGGCTAGTAAATTTTCAATGGATGGCGGGGCTATTGTCACCGGTAAGAGCGCGAAGGTCACTACTGCACCGATATATAGCAAGGTCTCCGGCGAACTGCCGGTCGATGATCTGGCCGAAATGCAGAACAGCGCAGGCAAGCCGTTCAGCATTGTCCGTTTCGAAATCGAAGCGCTGACCAAGGGGCCGGTAACCTTCGCATTGAATAGTCCGGGCGGCGTTGCAGCCTATAACGGCACGAAGGCTTTGAAGGTTTCGGACGGTACCATCACCGCTGATCTTGCGCAAGGTATTCAACCCATAACACTGGTACTTGACCGGAATGTGGTTAAAGGCGGATTGAAGGTGGAATTGAAGGATGTGGCCGGCGGCGCGCAGACGCGGTTGAAGGTAGGGCGGTAA
- a CDS encoding XRE family transcriptional regulator, whose protein sequence is MDLLFATRFKSARLRSGLSLQDVASRLGNKITRQALHRYEKGEVTPNSEMLGLLSEIMAVRPDYFFRNTRVELGALEYRKLQHLSARDENRIVEQTREYLSRYLELEEILGISGEFINPLKGLGPVATLSDVSAAADLLREKWGLGANAVVNIAGFLEDMHIKVVEIDVDTHFNGMQTWANEGLPVVAYNKNLQGKPDRIRFTLLHELGHLLLQFGDVKDKQKEVLCHQFAGALLMPESVLKEKLGPHRSKLSLHELGNLKRQYGISMQAIVMRAIECKIVSEHYGRQFFKMIEEMGWKSREPVAYEGIERSYRFDRLLFRALAEGQVSMSKAAALKNMKLAEFHEQYTAIA, encoded by the coding sequence ATGGATCTGCTTTTCGCAACCCGCTTCAAATCGGCCAGGCTCCGTAGCGGCTTATCGTTACAGGACGTGGCCTCACGGCTTGGGAACAAGATAACCCGGCAGGCATTACACCGCTATGAAAAAGGGGAAGTGACTCCCAACAGCGAAATGTTGGGCCTGCTGAGTGAAATCATGGCCGTACGCCCCGATTATTTCTTCAGGAATACCCGCGTGGAGCTCGGGGCGCTGGAATATCGCAAATTGCAACACCTTTCGGCGAGGGACGAAAACCGGATCGTGGAGCAAACACGGGAATACCTATCGCGGTATCTGGAACTGGAAGAAATATTGGGAATATCGGGCGAGTTTATAAATCCGTTGAAAGGGCTCGGGCCGGTAGCTACATTATCCGACGTAAGCGCAGCGGCTGATCTGCTGCGCGAAAAATGGGGATTGGGAGCCAACGCGGTCGTCAATATAGCCGGGTTTCTGGAAGATATGCATATCAAGGTGGTTGAAATCGATGTCGACACCCACTTCAACGGCATGCAAACCTGGGCGAATGAGGGCTTGCCCGTTGTCGCTTATAACAAAAACCTGCAAGGCAAGCCGGACCGCATCCGGTTTACCTTGCTGCACGAGCTGGGGCATTTGCTTTTGCAGTTCGGGGATGTAAAGGACAAACAAAAGGAAGTGCTATGCCATCAGTTCGCGGGCGCTTTGCTGATGCCGGAAAGCGTTTTGAAAGAAAAACTCGGCCCACACCGGAGCAAGCTCTCCCTCCACGAATTAGGGAACCTCAAACGGCAATACGGAATATCGATGCAGGCCATCGTGATGCGTGCCATCGAATGCAAAATTGTGAGCGAGCACTACGGGCGGCAATTTTTTAAGATGATCGAAGAAATGGGCTGGAAGAGCAGGGAGCCGGTTGCCTACGAGGGGATAGAACGCTCCTACCGATTCGACAGGCTGCTTTTCAGGGCTCTTGCAGAAGGGCAGGTATCGATGTCCAAGGCAGCGGCGCTTAAAAATATGAAGCTGGCCGAGTTCCACGAGCAGTACACGGCCATAGCATGA
- a CDS encoding GDSL-type esterase/lipase family protein, with amino-acid sequence MRSFRLPAHPVCVFLLFLTLVYGPTFARNKSPNAFTLKDGDRVVFLGNSIFENDFQYGYLELALTTRFADKGITFRNLGWTGDNVWGEARSTYTNPPTPYEHLMEDITKAAPTVVFLGYGGVEAQEGQAGVPRFKEGLNKLIDKIDALGAKTVLLSTIPVFSTDTSQHVGSRNADLQLYSKAISEVAAQRSKQFIDIYQPIETLVKKENILENTVHLNEAGYYHLALILEQKLGLIDEKVETNIDAAKVSKPASGSAILSFKRLPQFLPLPWPADAPGSTAQLETVRIRGLKKGFYTLFAGHEQVATASAKDWERGVDIIQGPPFEQSARVREMIIRKNELHFFQYRPMNQTYITGFRKYEQGRHVKGLEEQNILIKWLEGQIILNSEPKEVVYELRKLE; translated from the coding sequence ATGAGAAGTTTCAGACTGCCGGCGCATCCGGTTTGTGTTTTTTTATTGTTTTTAACCCTCGTCTACGGACCCACCTTTGCCCGGAACAAAAGCCCGAATGCATTCACGCTGAAAGACGGCGACAGGGTTGTTTTCCTGGGAAATTCCATTTTCGAAAACGATTTTCAGTACGGCTACCTGGAACTGGCGCTTACCACCCGTTTTGCCGACAAAGGCATTACTTTCCGCAACCTCGGCTGGACAGGCGACAACGTCTGGGGCGAGGCGCGCAGCACCTATACCAACCCGCCGACGCCCTACGAGCATTTGATGGAGGACATCACCAAAGCCGCCCCGACCGTCGTTTTCCTCGGCTACGGTGGCGTGGAGGCGCAGGAAGGCCAGGCAGGCGTGCCACGTTTCAAGGAAGGTTTGAACAAGCTCATCGACAAGATCGACGCATTAGGCGCGAAAACCGTCCTCCTGTCGACTATCCCCGTTTTTTCCACCGATACTTCGCAGCATGTAGGCAGCCGCAATGCGGACCTTCAATTGTATTCCAAAGCGATTTCGGAAGTAGCCGCCCAGCGCAGCAAGCAGTTTATCGATATTTACCAACCCATTGAAACACTGGTTAAAAAGGAAAATATCCTTGAAAATACCGTGCATCTGAACGAGGCCGGTTACTACCACCTTGCATTGATTTTGGAACAAAAACTGGGACTGATCGATGAAAAGGTGGAGACGAATATCGACGCGGCAAAGGTCTCGAAGCCGGCTTCCGGTTCGGCTATCCTGAGCTTCAAAAGATTGCCGCAGTTCCTCCCGCTACCATGGCCGGCGGATGCGCCCGGCTCCACCGCGCAACTGGAAACGGTTCGCATCAGAGGGTTGAAAAAAGGATTTTATACGCTCTTCGCCGGACATGAACAGGTGGCGACCGCTTCCGCAAAAGATTGGGAAAGAGGCGTGGACATAATACAGGGCCCGCCGTTCGAGCAATCGGCGCGTGTCCGGGAAATGATTATCCGTAAAAACGAACTGCATTTCTTCCAGTACCGGCCGATGAACCAGACCTATATCACCGGTTTCCGTAAATACGAGCAAGGTCGGCATGTAAAGGGCCTGGAAGAGCAGAATATCCTCATCAAATGGCTCGAAGGCCAGATAATCCTCAACAGCGAGCCGAAGGAGGTAGTGTATGAGTTGCGGAAGTTGGAGTAG
- a CDS encoding ATP-binding protein yields the protein MRVRTLVIYITIGFIAAVLALIGVQYITRNNIEDLIRGNENLLNEYRLSNGLVGLQKDILTLDNNLEAAVSTGDSGRLKEFEKDAARIRRNVQVLQKMAAPLVSPETQLHYLPGLGELVDRKIDYSEALIDSLYRTGRPVPGHLLTGSRALKLTEQITSLTHRIDTSGRMALADKVKMVDRSGQRVLRWNLYVMVGVLALLTAVFAIIIGRMKKQAELIGQLNTSEKKLKAAVLVKENFLANMSHEIRTPLNAILGYTHLLQKKKLDDDTRLHINTVQQSGETLLAIVNDILDLSKIESGMMRIERVPFAPEALVHSVATMFHHRSAEKQVPLAVSFDPAIPGTITGDPTRLTQILVNLIGNAFKFTEKGEVRLHVTNAATDADQVIISFEVTDTGIGIEPARLETIFERFRQAEDSTTRQYGGTGLGLSIVRDLVHLQNGHLEINSEPGKGTAVKATIPYRIGRSGELPVETSAAEATHPRQPGLRVLIAEDHVINQGLMVRLMEERGIESRIAGNGRECIEILKNEPFDLVFMDIQMPGMDGYTATRIIRDQLKLDIPVIAMTAHAMEGEKEKCLSFGMNDHLAKPVRENELDRIFGIFGKKTVAGDQPAASHVSNGFKVIDLEYMREISNGDATYEKLVTEQFLHLMPRELEALSTAAARHDPGEIRRIAHGIKTTISIMGLNALLDNHLDALESETAGAGNVAGHVERVLAVCKEALGEAGGVLQAVSGGLIWGAKPGWIRHSGKVSVKLVISCFLLFCANFVFRPFIAYPPFMSRNRLWCSFIFLLFTVTSYGQITPEKGYFINNDGVRTECFVRDADRLNNPDSFKYKISPTDELREANIDEVQEFGTENGAVYIRAKVNVDQSEVNLDLLSSQRAPEWSEKLVFLKTLVKGAATLYVYRWSGITRFYYQKGTGPVMPLVYKRYRDDAGNVRSNFGFRQELLNALQCESVPAGWVGRLNYLETDMLRFFNRYNACAGPGQQTVVPARGRETFNLRITPGAELIMLKSNRYTRFEDGSKRRTNASGRIGLEAEYILPFNKNKWG from the coding sequence ATGAGGGTCCGCACGCTCGTCATATACATTACCATCGGATTTATCGCCGCTGTACTGGCGCTGATCGGCGTGCAATACATTACCAGAAACAATATCGAGGACCTGATCCGGGGAAACGAAAACCTGCTGAACGAATACCGGCTCAGTAACGGGTTGGTGGGATTACAAAAGGATATTCTCACGCTCGACAATAACCTTGAGGCCGCTGTCAGTACCGGGGATTCGGGCAGGCTGAAAGAGTTCGAAAAAGATGCAGCGAGGATCAGGCGGAATGTGCAGGTTTTACAAAAAATGGCCGCGCCCCTTGTCTCACCCGAAACGCAGTTACATTATCTGCCGGGACTCGGCGAACTGGTCGACCGTAAAATCGATTACAGCGAAGCATTGATCGACAGCTTGTACCGGACCGGGAGGCCCGTTCCCGGCCATCTGCTGACGGGCAGCCGGGCATTGAAACTGACCGAACAGATTACGAGCCTCACACACCGCATCGACACCAGCGGACGAATGGCCCTGGCCGATAAGGTCAAAATGGTCGACCGAAGCGGCCAGCGCGTGCTGCGCTGGAATCTGTATGTAATGGTAGGCGTGCTGGCATTGCTCACGGCTGTTTTCGCAATCATCATCGGACGCATGAAAAAGCAGGCGGAACTGATCGGTCAGCTGAATACCAGCGAGAAAAAGCTGAAAGCGGCGGTGCTTGTAAAAGAGAATTTTCTGGCTAATATGAGCCATGAGATCCGTACGCCGCTAAACGCCATTTTAGGCTACACCCATCTCCTTCAAAAGAAGAAGCTGGACGATGATACCCGGCTGCATATCAACACGGTACAGCAATCGGGCGAAACGCTGCTGGCGATCGTGAACGATATTCTGGACCTGTCCAAAATCGAGTCGGGTATGATGCGGATCGAGCGCGTTCCGTTCGCTCCCGAGGCCCTGGTCCATTCCGTGGCGACAATGTTTCATCACCGGTCGGCGGAAAAGCAAGTCCCGCTTGCAGTGTCGTTCGATCCGGCTATACCCGGAACCATTACGGGCGACCCAACGAGGCTGACACAAATTCTCGTAAACCTGATCGGTAACGCCTTCAAATTCACAGAGAAAGGCGAGGTGCGGCTGCACGTTACAAACGCCGCGACCGATGCCGATCAGGTAATTATTTCGTTTGAAGTGACGGATACGGGGATTGGCATCGAACCCGCCCGGCTGGAAACCATTTTCGAGCGTTTCAGACAAGCGGAGGACTCGACCACCCGGCAGTATGGCGGGACGGGCCTGGGGCTTTCCATTGTCCGTGACCTGGTTCATTTGCAGAACGGGCATCTCGAAATCAACAGCGAACCCGGAAAGGGTACGGCAGTAAAGGCGACGATCCCTTACCGGATCGGTCGTTCCGGTGAGCTTCCGGTGGAGACATCTGCGGCCGAAGCTACGCATCCCCGGCAACCGGGTTTACGGGTGCTCATTGCGGAAGATCACGTCATCAACCAAGGGCTAATGGTACGCCTGATGGAAGAGCGGGGCATTGAAAGCCGCATTGCAGGTAATGGGCGGGAATGTATTGAAATACTTAAAAATGAACCCTTTGATCTCGTCTTTATGGATATTCAGATGCCGGGAATGGATGGTTATACGGCCACGCGCATCATCCGCGACCAACTGAAACTGGATATCCCGGTAATCGCCATGACGGCCCATGCCATGGAAGGGGAAAAGGAGAAATGCCTGAGCTTCGGAATGAACGATCACCTGGCCAAGCCGGTAAGGGAAAACGAGCTGGACAGGATATTCGGGATTTTCGGGAAGAAAACGGTCGCGGGGGATCAACCGGCTGCCAGCCATGTCTCCAACGGCTTTAAGGTGATCGATCTCGAATATATGCGGGAGATCAGCAATGGCGATGCGACATATGAAAAGCTGGTTACCGAGCAATTCCTTCACCTGATGCCCCGTGAACTAGAAGCCCTGTCGACTGCGGCTGCCCGGCACGATCCCGGCGAAATCCGGCGCATTGCCCATGGGATCAAGACGACGATTTCGATCATGGGCCTCAATGCATTGCTTGACAACCACCTCGACGCCCTCGAAAGCGAAACTGCGGGTGCCGGCAACGTCGCCGGACATGTGGAAAGGGTGCTCGCCGTTTGTAAGGAAGCATTGGGGGAAGCGGGGGGTGTTTTACAGGCGGTTTCAGGAGGATTGATATGGGGTGCAAAACCTGGATGGATACGACATTCAGGAAAGGTGTCTGTCAAATTAGTTATCAGTTGTTTTTTATTATTTTGCGCCAATTTTGTATTCCGACCATTTATTGCTTACCCGCCTTTTATGTCCCGCAACCGCCTTTGGTGTTCGTTTATTTTCCTGTTGTTTACAGTTACTTCCTATGGTCAGATTACGCCTGAAAAGGGCTATTTTATCAATAATGACGGTGTCAGGACCGAATGCTTCGTCCGCGACGCAGACCGGCTCAACAACCCCGACTCGTTTAAATATAAAATTTCGCCGACCGACGAGCTCAGGGAAGCAAATATCGACGAAGTACAGGAATTTGGTACGGAAAACGGCGCTGTCTACATCCGGGCGAAAGTAAACGTCGATCAATCCGAGGTCAATCTGGACCTTTTGTCCTCGCAGCGCGCGCCGGAGTGGTCGGAAAAACTGGTGTTTTTGAAAACATTGGTAAAAGGTGCGGCGACCCTATACGTATACCGCTGGTCGGGGATTACGCGGTTTTATTACCAGAAAGGGACAGGGCCGGTTATGCCGCTCGTGTACAAACGTTATCGCGACGACGCAGGGAATGTCAGATCGAATTTCGGCTTCCGGCAGGAACTGCTGAATGCGTTGCAATGCGAATCGGTCCCCGCCGGCTGGGTGGGCCGGCTGAATTATCTGGAAACAGATATGCTGCGGTTCTTTAACCGGTACAATGCCTGTGCCGGCCCTGGTCAGCAAACGGTCGTGCCGGCCAGGGGGCGCGAAACCTTCAACCTGAGGATAACCCCGGGAGCGGAACTTATCATGCTGAAATCGAACAGATATACGCGATTTGAGGACGGCAGCAAGCGTCGCACGAACGCATCAGGCCGGATCGGGCTGGAAGCGGAATATATTTTGCCATTCAATAAAAACAAATGGGGATGA
- a CDS encoding MFS transporter — MKPQLAQVRWYRIVPVVFVTYSLAYLDRANFGFAVAGGMADDLGIDANTSTLLSSLFFLGYFFFQIPGAHYAATRTAKKLIFISLILWGGLAAATGMVNDTTVLIIIRFMLGVVESAVMPAMLILLSQWFTKEERSRANTFLILGNPVTVLWMSVLSGYLIDALGWRWMFIIQGAPGIVWAFVWWKLIDERPMEARWLTNEEKMAVEEKLKAEQAGIKPVKNYAEAFKSTRVILLCLQYLLWSVGVYGFVMWLPSIIKAAPDMNMVTTGWLSAVPYVFAVVGMLAASYFSDKTGNRKIFVWPFLLVAAVCLLAAVWIGAERFWLAYALLVIAGGALYTPYGPFFAAIAEILPKNVIGGAIGLINSLGALGSFAGSYLVGYLNSETGNFNASYVLMAVALVLATIITIVVIPSPKAAQPVAEAV, encoded by the coding sequence ATGAAGCCGCAACTCGCCCAGGTACGCTGGTACCGGATCGTCCCTGTTGTTTTTGTCACATACAGCCTCGCTTACCTCGACAGAGCCAATTTTGGGTTTGCTGTCGCAGGCGGAATGGCCGACGACCTCGGCATCGATGCGAATACGTCGACCCTGCTGAGCTCGCTGTTCTTTTTAGGCTACTTCTTTTTTCAGATCCCCGGCGCGCATTATGCTGCCACACGCACGGCCAAGAAACTGATCTTTATCTCGTTGATCCTGTGGGGCGGCCTGGCAGCGGCAACGGGGATGGTTAACGACACGACGGTACTGATCATCATCCGCTTCATGCTCGGGGTGGTCGAAAGTGCGGTAATGCCGGCCATGCTGATCCTGCTGAGCCAATGGTTTACGAAAGAAGAGCGTTCCCGGGCCAACACGTTCCTGATCCTCGGAAATCCGGTAACGGTGCTGTGGATGTCGGTGTTGTCGGGGTACCTGATCGACGCGCTCGGCTGGCGGTGGATGTTCATTATTCAAGGCGCACCCGGGATCGTTTGGGCGTTCGTCTGGTGGAAGCTGATCGACGAGCGGCCGATGGAAGCCCGATGGCTGACGAACGAGGAGAAAATGGCCGTGGAGGAGAAACTGAAGGCAGAACAGGCAGGGATCAAGCCTGTGAAAAATTACGCCGAGGCATTCAAATCGACCAGGGTAATCCTGCTTTGCTTACAATATCTGCTCTGGAGTGTGGGTGTTTACGGCTTTGTAATGTGGCTACCGTCGATCATCAAGGCGGCACCGGATATGAATATGGTTACCACTGGCTGGCTGTCGGCTGTACCCTATGTCTTTGCGGTCGTCGGTATGCTCGCGGCATCCTACTTTTCGGATAAAACCGGCAACCGGAAGATATTCGTCTGGCCCTTTCTGCTTGTTGCGGCCGTGTGCCTGCTGGCGGCGGTATGGATCGGGGCCGAGCGGTTCTGGCTTGCCTATGCGTTACTTGTGATCGCGGGCGGAGCATTGTATACACCCTACGGGCCGTTTTTTGCCGCCATTGCAGAAATATTGCCGAAGAATGTGATAGGCGGCGCCATCGGGCTGATCAACAGCCTGGGAGCATTGGGTTCATTCGCAGGATCTTATCTGGTGGGTTATCTGAACAGCGAGACCGGTAATTTCAATGCTTCCTATGTCCTGATGGCCGTGGCGCTTGTTTTGGCTACGATTATTACAATCGTCGTGATCCCGTCGCCGAAAGCGGCACAGCCCGTTGCCGAAGCGGTCTGA
- a CDS encoding LytTR family DNA-binding domain-containing protein: MNCLVIDDNVIARTTLKQLVKQDKDLILAGECDNAMDAYRRIMDEPVDLLLLDIEMEGMTGIELVRSLGSKNPVIIFTTSKKEYAAEAFELNVADYITKPVTPARFLQAMEKAKEIFRSKRQEIKVENDSFLFIRDSNIVRRLKIDDILYAEAMGDYVKLHTVEKFYSVHSSLKEVEVKLPESKFLRVHRSFIIQVGKIDTIEGGTLIINRKMVPVADTYRAALNRRLNVL; encoded by the coding sequence ATGAATTGCCTGGTCATCGACGACAACGTCATCGCCCGTACCACCCTCAAACAACTCGTGAAGCAGGACAAAGATCTTATCCTCGCGGGCGAATGCGATAATGCGATGGATGCCTACCGCAGGATCATGGACGAGCCGGTGGACCTGCTGCTGCTCGACATTGAAATGGAAGGTATGACGGGCATCGAGCTGGTCAGGAGCCTGGGAAGCAAAAATCCCGTCATCATATTCACGACTTCCAAAAAAGAGTACGCCGCCGAAGCGTTCGAGCTCAATGTGGCCGACTACATTACCAAACCGGTGACGCCCGCGCGGTTTTTGCAAGCCATGGAAAAAGCGAAGGAGATTTTCCGGAGTAAAAGGCAGGAGATTAAAGTGGAGAACGACAGTTTCCTTTTTATAAGGGACTCGAATATCGTCCGTCGCCTGAAAATCGATGACATCTTGTATGCCGAAGCGATGGGCGACTACGTAAAGCTGCATACCGTCGAAAAATTCTACTCGGTGCATTCGTCCCTGAAAGAAGTCGAAGTGAAGCTGCCCGAATCGAAATTCCTGCGCGTACACCGGTCATTTATTATCCAGGTCGGAAAAATCGATACCATCGAAGGCGGCACGCTGATTATCAACCGGAAAATGGTACCGGTAGCCGATACCTACCGCGCCGCGCTGAACAGGCGGCTGAATGTGTTATAG